From the genome of Candidatus Cloacimonadota bacterium, one region includes:
- a CDS encoding D-glycerate dehydrogenase — MKASEIQEDNSGIVEILNPDASKPKLLLTRLLPQKAMEKLKEAFEVHANTSERAMLAHEMKEHITGKDALVCLLSDTIDRSLIEATDKLKVIANYAVGYNNIDLEAAKARGIAVCNTPGVLTESTADLAWALIMASARCIPQSDKYTREGKFVGWEPLLFLGKDVHHKTLGILGMGRIGQAVARRAVGFGMKVIYHGPQIKELNIPAQYVDFETLLRESDILSLHLPLSSVTRHLIGEKELKAMKPGAILINTARGAIVDEKILIKALSEGWIWAAGLDVYEDEPEIPADLKRLSNVVILPHIGSASMETREEMGMMAARNAIAVIQGKEAPARVV; from the coding sequence ATCCCGATGCCAGTAAACCAAAATTGCTGCTCACCCGTCTCTTGCCCCAGAAAGCGATGGAAAAGCTCAAGGAAGCCTTTGAAGTGCATGCCAATACCTCTGAAAGAGCGATGCTAGCTCATGAAATGAAAGAGCATATTACCGGGAAAGACGCATTAGTGTGCCTCTTGTCCGACACAATCGATAGAAGTTTGATCGAAGCAACAGATAAGTTGAAGGTGATCGCAAATTATGCTGTAGGCTACAACAACATTGATCTGGAGGCTGCCAAAGCCAGAGGCATAGCAGTATGCAACACTCCAGGAGTTTTGACCGAAAGTACAGCTGATCTTGCCTGGGCACTGATCATGGCGAGTGCCCGCTGTATCCCGCAGAGCGATAAATATACCCGGGAAGGGAAATTTGTGGGTTGGGAACCGCTGCTCTTTTTGGGAAAAGATGTGCATCATAAGACACTGGGAATCTTGGGTATGGGACGCATTGGACAGGCTGTGGCGCGTCGTGCAGTAGGTTTTGGCATGAAGGTAATCTATCATGGACCTCAGATAAAGGAACTGAATATCCCGGCACAGTATGTAGATTTTGAAACCCTGCTCCGGGAATCGGATATCCTTAGTCTGCATTTGCCGCTTAGCTCCGTAACACGGCATCTGATCGGAGAGAAAGAGCTAAAAGCGATGAAACCGGGTGCCATCCTGATCAATACCGCTCGTGGAGCGATCGTTGATGAGAAGATACTGATCAAAGCCCTGAGCGAGGGCTGGATCTGGGCTGCAGGCTTGGATGTTTATGAAGATGAACCCGAGATTCCGGCAGATTTGAAACGATTATCCAACGTGGTGATCCTGCCCCATATCGGTTCTGCCAGCATGGAGACCAGAGAAGAAATGGGCATGATGGCCGCACGCAACGCCATTGCCGTGATTCAAGGCAAAGAAGCTCCGGCCAGAGTGGTGTAG